From the Psilocybe cubensis strain MGC-MH-2018 chromosome 9, whole genome shotgun sequence genome, one window contains:
- a CDS encoding Delta(6)-protoilludene synthase (Delta(6)-protoilludene synthase STEHIDRAFT_73029) has product MSAISNFTVPNAAPSQDTPFYILPDVLRDWPYKRMISPHYRAARAESGKWLESFRPFSPEAQIIFNKCDFGLLSALTIPKASHDVLRGYCDLMNTFFVLDEYTDVASVDDTRLLCEITMDAILNPDKPRHHDEPVIGEISRQFWKNSSAHASPETAQRFLLSWRSYIDSVIEQAAHRDNSRYICTVEEYMVARRDNIGASPCYAFLEMSLNLNIPSHIMQHPVIARLERDTTDMILLLNDLASYKKEYLADDADYNLVTVVMHNNNVGIDDAVKWICDIHDETGNNFLKLRDEVKAKLNFPDYGEDINRQIECYIDGLGNWVRGNEEWMYGSERYFGSQGEEIRESRKVFMTTH; this is encoded by the exons ATGTCTGCGATTTCAAACTTTACCGTGCCCAATGCGGCTCCTAGTCAAGATACACCTTTTTATATCCTTCCTGATGTCTTGAGAGACTGGCCGTACAAGCGCATGATCAGCCCACACTATCGCGCCGCTCGAGCCGAGTCTGGAAAATGGCTGGAAAGTTTCAGACCATTTTCTCCGGAAGCTCAGATAATCTTCAACAAGTGTGACTTTG GCCTACTTTCGGCATTAACTATCCCGAAGGCATCTCATG ACGTACTTCGAGGATATTGCGATTTGATGAACACATTCTTCGTACTTGATGAATACACCGATGTAGCCAGTGTTGACGACACCCGACTGCTTTGCGAGATTACCATGGATGCCATCCTAAACCCGGACAAGCCGAGGCACCATGATGAACCAGTGATTGGTGAAATTTCTCGCCA ATTCTGGAAAAATTCATCAGCGCATGCTTCGCCAGAAACCGCTCAACGCTTTTTGCTATCCTGGAGATCCTACATCGATTCGGTAATTGAACAAGCTGCTCATCGCGATAATTCGCGTTACATCTGTACAGTCGAGGAATATATGGTTGCAAGGCGTGACAACATCGGAGCCTCCCCATGCTACGCCTTTTTAGAAATGTCTCTCAACCTCAATATTCCGAGCCATATTATGCAGCATCCCGTTATTGCTCGCCTAGAGAGGGATACTACAGATATGATACTCCTTCTCAAT GACCTGGCATCTTATAAGAAAGAATACCTCGCCGATGATGCAGACTATAATTTAGTCACTGTTGTGATGCACAACAACAACGTCGGCATTGATGATGCTGTTAAGTGGATATGCGATATCCATGACGAAACAGGGAACAATTTCCTTAAACTACGCGACGAAGTCAAGGCCAAACTTAATTTCCCAGATTATGGGGAAGACATAAACCGTCAAATTGAATGTTATATTGACGGACTTG GTAATTGGGTCCGAGGTAACGAAGAATGGATGTACGGCTCAGAGAG ATACTTTGGAAGCCAAGGAGAAGAAATAAGGGAGTCACGTAAGGTGTTTATGACTACCCATTAA
- a CDS encoding flavodoxin-like fold protein has protein sequence MCFPSKKQKDNFADNNKDSKSKSESKTKSSSGEKAEPTKAPAPEAAPAQSSSPEPPTAQPQTETAPKMSTPKVAIVIYTMYGHIAKLAEAEKAGIEKAGGKADIYQVAETLSQEILTKMYAPAKPDYPIVTPDILAGYDAFLLGVPTRYGNMPAQWKAFWDSTGQLWAGGKLAGKYAGFFVSTAGLGGGQESTVLASLSTLAHHGILYVPFGYSHAFGQLTNLDEVHGGSPWGAGTFASSNGSRQPSQLELEIATTQGEAFFNTVKKVSF, from the exons ATGTGTTTCCCAAGCAAAAAACAGAAAGACAATTTCGCCGACAACAACAAAGATTCCAAATCGAAATCTGAATCCAAGACCAAATCTAGTAGCGGAGAGAAAGCCGAGCCTACAAAAGCCCCAGCTCCTGAAGCGGCTCCAGCTCAATCATCCTCTCCCGAACCTCCTACAGCACAACCTCAGACTGAAACCGCTCCCAAAATGTCCACACCCAAAGTCGCGATTGTCATCTACACAATGTACGGACACATTGCTAAAC TCGCTGAAGCAGAGAAGGCCGGTATCGAAAAGGCTGGGGGAAAGGCGGACATCTATCA AGTCGCGGAGACCCTCTCTCAAGAGATCCTGACAAAGATGTATGCTCCTGCCAAACCTGATTATCCCATTGTGACCCCCGACATCCTGGCCGGCTACGACGCGTTCCTCCTCGGTGTTCCCACTCGTTACGGAAATATGCCCGCCCAATGGAAG GCGTTCTGGGACTCCACAGGCCAGCTCTGGGCAGGGGGTAAACTCGCTGGGAAATATGCCGGGTTCTTTGTCTCCACTGCTGGACTTGGAGGAGGGCAGGAATCGACGGTTCTCGCGTCTCTGTCCACGTTGGCGCACCATGGCATCCTCTATGTTCCTTTCGGTTACTCGCATGCGTTCGGCCAATTAACCAACCTGGATGAGGTTCATGGAG GCTCCCCCTGGGGTGCTGGAACATTCGCTTCGTCCAATGGCTCTCGACAACCATCCCAGCTTGAGCTCGAAATCGCCACTACCCAGGGAGAAGCGTTCTTCAACACCGTGAAGAAAGTCAGCTTTTAA
- a CDS encoding Ammonium transporter 1, translated as MCAYQRPKFLPTICSLDSPIHALGEGWVPLITCPADFPIEIFEIAVTQLIHHPEYNSTLILRSELISESTSNFPENIPAFDDFQRTRCLHRKLLPRRPGRDPSLEQYCTLYGATTSQQTQDEIEFPQVLVLTPIVDAGSSLPYYHPAVFHLAFRYVHSPPTLRIEVLPLPGTPLDPNSRLYRTCLALLDTVHRYGWGAMTNYKKRVMHDCLIPREEYQDLYLSMRERYKHLVDTWQEVTDPLKHVFEDIGIATYLMLLWKDTFSEKSSESWPQPPGGFLDFGCGNGLLTHILVSEGYRGYGVDLRERTSWTHYPEATQSSLRVQAFNPTCEGPESSRYFPPGVFIIGNHADELTPWLPVTATLKNASGYISIPCCSWAFDSRYERSSTPPFPLQQPTDEFAASLNLGGDGSHKSSYSMYRIWLASLSLHCGWEVECETLRIPSTRNWALIGRRRIKTMENSESLGNAAAIVEGVISRGLFKTRKPEAGDIVWGNSTNTSPPTELVFNLGDNSFVLSSMSLVFLMTPGVGFFYSGLLRRKNALSAVYVTMAALAVVSIQWLLLGFSLTFSDEGSPFIGNLKYAMLVNVPIRPPTETGRVPLTLYFIYQLMFAGVTAAIAIGAIAERGRPGPVLIFVFIWTTLVYDPIACWDWNTLGWTRRLGVLDFAGGIAVHISSGAAALAMSIYLGERHGYGTEGPYKANNTTHVVLGAVLMWFGWFGFNGGSAMSANLVAIQACINTNIAASAGGLTGVMLDYRIQKKWSAVSFCSGAIAGLITITPGSGFVGAPAALLYGVLGGAGCNFSSQFKRLGYDDSLDIFATHGMGGLIGSLLTGIFAQESVANLSSATPVRGGWLDQNWKLFGLQAGASAAAMVYSFAVTLIILHVMGLHPLLDLRASKETQILGIDDNEMGEPAMDYSDFPHAQNVAQIVSQAVNQAIGRNQAANHIVGGQGQQGAQIQPLLQRPAPSP; from the exons ATGTGTGCGTATCAGCGCCCTAAATTCTTGCCGACCATCTGCAGTTTGGACTCGCCAATTCATGCCCTGGGGGAGGGCTGGGTACCATTGATAACATGCCCGGCAGACTTTCCTATAGAAATT TTTGAAATCGCGGTAACTCAACTTATACATCACCCAGAATACAACTCGACGCTTATTCTTCGATCCGAATTAATATCAGAATCCACTTCCAACTTTCCTGAAAATATTCCTGCGTTCGATGATTTTCAGCGGACGCGGTGTTTGCACCGGAAGCTCCTTCCTCGCAGACCTGGACGTGATCCATCTCTTGAACAGTATTGTACGCTGTACGGAGCGACAACATCGCAGCAGACGCAAGATGAAATCGAATTTCCTCAGGTTTTGGTACTTACACCTATCGTGGACGCAGGATCAAGCCTTCCATATTACCACCCAGCTGTATTTCACCTCGCCTTTCGATACGTCCATTCTCCACCAACTCTCAGAATAGAAGTTTTACCACTTCCAGGGACCCCATTAGACCCCAACTCGAGGCTATATCGCACTTGCCTAGCCCTACTTGACACTGTACACCGGTACGGCTGGGGCGCTATGACAAATTATAAGAAGCGTGTAATGCACGATTGCTTGATACCACGAGAGGAATATCAAGATTTGTATTTAAGCATGAGGGAACGGTATAAGCATTTGGTGGATACGTGGCAGGAGGTGACTGATCCATTGAAGCATGTCTTTGAG GATATTGGAATTGCAACGTATCTAATGCTGCTATGGAAGGATACCTTTAGCGAGAAATCCTCAGAGAGTTGGCCCCAGCCACCTGGTGGATTTCTTGACTTTGG ATGCGGAAACGGCTTGTTGACCCATATTCTTGTTTCCGAAGGATACAGAGGTTATGGCGTTGACCTTCGCGAGAGAACATCCTGGACCCATTATCCCGAGGCAACACAGTCTTCACTTCGCGTTCAGGCGTTCAATCCGACATGCGAAGGACCAGAATCGTCGCGCTACTTCCCACCAggtgtcttcatcatcggcAATCACGCAGACGAGTTGACGCCCTGGCTCCCCGTCACAGCAACGCTCAAAAACGCCTCTGGATACATATCCATACCGTGCTGTTCCTGGGCCTTTGACTCCCGATACGAACGGTCCTCTACCCCTCCATTTCCACTGCAGCAACCAACAGATGAGTTCGCAGCATCATTGAACCTGGGCGGCGACGGGAGCCACAAGAGCTCGTACTCGATGTACCGTATATGGCTTGCAAGTCTGAGCCTGCATTGTGGGTGGGAGGTGGAGTGTGAGACGCTGCGGATACCAAGTACGAGGAATTGGGCCTTGATCG GTCGACGTAGAATAAAGACAATGGAAAACAGCGAATCACTAGGCAACGCAGCAGCGATTGTAGAGGGTGTCATATCAAGAGGTCTGTTCAAAACACGCAAACCGGAGG CTGGCGACATTGTGTGGGGGAATTCGACCAACACTTCGCCACCCACAGAATTGGTCTTTAATCTTGGAGACAATTCGTTTGTCCTGAGCTCTATGTCGTTGGTGTTTTTAATGACACCGGGCGTGGGATTCTTCTATTCCGGGTtattgaggaggaagaacgCTCTCTCGGCCGTGTATGTGACAATGGCAGCCCTTGCGGTTGTTAGCATTCAG TGGCTATTACTTGGATTTTCTTTAACGTTTAGCGACGAAGGAAGCCCTTTTATAGGGAATTTAA AATATGCCATGCTTGTAAATGTGCCTATACGTCCACCAACAGAAACTGGGCGTGTGCCTCTTACATTGTACTTTATCTACCAGCTTATGTTTGCTGGTGTCAC GGCTGCTATTGCCATCGGAGCAATCGCAGAGCGCGGGCGCCCTGGACCGGTGCTTATATTCGTTTTCATTTGGACCACCTTGGTCTATGATCCAATCGCGTGTTGGGATTGGAACACTCTCGGATGGACGAGGCGGCTGGGCGTGCTTGATTTTGCCGGAGGAATTGCAGTGCATATTTCATCTGGCGCAGCAGCGCTCGCTATGTCGATATATCTCGGCGAGAGGCATGGGTATGGGACGGAAGGACCGTACAAGGCGAATAATACGACCCATGTTGTGCTAGGTGCAGTCCTTATGTGGTTTG GGTGGTTTGGGTTCAACGGAGGATCCGCTATGTCTGCAAATTTAGTCGCCATTCAAGCATGCATCAACACTAACATTGCGGCTTCCGCCGGAGGACTCACGGGGGTGATGCTG GATTACAGAATCCAAAAAAAGTGGAGCGCAGTAAGCTTCTGCTCTGGAGCGATTGCAGGACTTATCACAATCACCCCTGGATCTGGATTTGTCGGCGCTC CTGCTGCCTTGTTGTACGGCGTCCTAGGCGGCGCTGGATGTAATTTTTCCTCCCAATTTAAACGGTTGGGATACGATGACTCTCTTGAT ATATTTGCAACACATGGAATGGGAGGATTGATAGGCAGTCTTCTTACGGGAATTTTTGCCCAAGAAAGTGTTGCTAATCTTTCGAGTGCGACCCCTGTGCGAGGAGGTTGGTTAGATCAAAACTGGAAGCTGTTTGGCTTGCAGGCAGGGGCTTCGGCAGCCGCTATGGTTTACTCATTCGCCGTCACG CTCATAATCCTTCATGTGATGGGACTTCACCCACTTCTTGATCTTCGCGCGTCCAAGGAAACACAAATTTTAGGGATTGACGATAACGAAATGGGAGAGCCAGCCATGGACTATTCGGATTTCCCCCATGCGCAGAATGTCGCACAGATCGTTTCTCAGGCGGTGAATCAAGCCATTGGAAGAAATCAGGCGGCTAATCACATTGTTGGGGGGCAGGGCCAGCAAGGAGCCCAGATTCAGCCTCTTCTTCAGCGACCTGCTCCTTCACCTTAA
- a CDS encoding Cystathionine gamma-lyase: MSPALSFGATNGINGINGHSAVPTTNGVAKKRLDGFGTRAIHIGSEANDETGAVIPPISLSTTYKQQAIGVHKGFEYSRSGNPNRNALESTLAALESGGAHALAFASGSATTATVLQSLGPNAHIISVNDVYGGTFRYMRRVASENQGLETTFLDLENASDEQILGAIKENTKLIWIESPTNPTLRLIDIPRIAALAHSHPSSPLVLVDNTFLSPFYSSPLLLGADIVMHSLTKYINGHSDVVMGALILPSSPKHTAFADKLRFLQNAIGAVPSPYDCWLAQRGAKTLHLRMKAHGRNALAVARALEREPGVEEVVYPGLPGKTPESRKKYELAWRMLSPHARKFISPSSTPDSPPPADGFPFSGMISFRIAGSTREADAFLTSTRLFTLAESLGGVESLAEHPAQMTHGSIPAEERALLGIGENLVRLSVGVEEEEDLVEDVVQAVRKATGRGDVEL, from the exons ATGTCACCCGCCCTATCCTTCGGCGCCACTAACGGTATCAATGGCATTAATGGACATTCTGCGGTACCAACCACGAATGGCGTCGCCAAAAAGCGCCTAGACGGCTTTGGCACCAGGGCAATTCACATTGGCTCAGAGGCCAACGACGAGACCGGTGCCGTTATCCCACCCATCTCTCTAAGCACAACGTACAAGCAGCAGGCCATTGGCGTGCACAAG GGCTTCGAATACTCGCGCTCCGGGAACCCAAATCGAAACGCTCTGGAGAGCACCCTCGCTGCATTAGAGTCGGGAGGCGCCCATGCGCTCGCTTTTGCATCGGGCTCTGCTACCACTGCGACAGTTTTGCAGTCCCTTGGTCCCAACGCACACATCATCAGCGTCAACGACGTCTATGGAGGCACCTTCCGTTACATGCGCCGCGTCGCATCCGAAAATCAGGGGCTGGAGACTACCTTCCTTGACCTCGAAAATGCAAGCGACGAGCAGATTCTCGGGGCGATCAAGGAGAATACAAAG CTCATCTGGATCGAGTCCCCTACGAACCCAACTTTACGACTCATTGACATCCCCCGCATCGCCGCCCTCGCACACTCACACCCCTCATCTCCCCTTGTTCTTGTTGACAACACATTCCTCTCGCCCTTTTACTCTTCTCCTTTGCTTCTTGGAGCCGACATCGTCATGCACTCCCTTACAAAGTACATCAACGGCCATTCAGATGTTGTAATGGGTGCTTTGATTCTCCCCTCTTCACCCAAGCACACCGCCTTTGCTGACAAGTTGAGGTTCCTGCAAAATGCGATTGGAGCCGTCCCGAGCCCGTATGATTGCTGGCTCGCACAGCGTGGCGCCAAGACTCTGCATCTGCGTATGAAAGCACACGGCCGTAATGCTCTAGCAGTCGCACGCGCTCTCGAGCGTGAGCCTGGCGTGGAAGAGGTCGTATACCCTGGTCTTCCGGGAAAGACACCCGAGTCGAGGAAGAAATACGAGCTGGCATGGCGCATGCTTAGCCCACATGCACGCAAATTTATCTCTCCCTCCTCGACACCCGATTCCCCACCGCCTGCGGATGGGTTCCCATTCAGCGGCATGATCTCGTTCCGCATCGCAGGCAGCACACGCGAAGCCGATGCATTCCTTACCTCCACTCGGCTGTTCACGCTTGCCGAGTCCTTGGGTGGGGTTGAATCACTCGCTGAACATCCTGCGCAGATGACGCATGGAAGTATACCCGCTGAGGAACGTGCATTGCTGGGCATCGGCGAGAACTTGGTGCGGTTGAGCGTTGgtgtggaggaggaagaagatttgGTGGAGGACGTCGTACAGGCTGTGAGAAAGGCAACGGGGAGAGGGGATGTCGAACTGTAA
- a CDS encoding Versatile peroxidase VPL2, protein MAFKNALAALVLALPLVNGLRTRRTTCPDGVNTAINAACCKLFPVVEDLKENLFENECGDGAHGALRLVFHDAIGISPTLGGGGADGSIATFNETELTFHANLGIDDVLDALGPLLIKHSDVVSAGDFIQLAGAVSLVQCNGAPRIPFFMGRAPPKAASPPNLVPEPFDSVQSILQRFGELGFSTEETVAVIAGSHSVAGADDVVPNMEGVPFDQTPDIFDTQIFVDVQLRGTISPGNEITQGEVETSVPGTVRLQSDHLLARDSATNCEWQSFVNNQAKMAQVFGQAVLKLSLLGQNQNELIDCSEVIPPAIPFTGGPATLPPGQTMDDIEQACATAAFPSLATQPGPPTTVPQIARLRLHTMKSAILGRFVAIALAATTAVANVIPPASPVTNTTLKTIVPSIRRATVEGVESNVNGAIAGPVDGIAGSVPSPRGLLGSDSGGLFKRLASYIPTTLISRGGNNNNEADNGYLNLALLLSQLEFAFFENGLNRFSAEDFRAAGYADWVRGRYEQIREHERAHVEFLQSAVTTSGRDRVQACDYRFEFDNVRIFVDISEAIATIATSAYVGGLHYFELREYITVLASILAVEARQAAWINGSVRKQNPWNTAFETPLTPNQVLTLLTSFFDFDSMPGQNRGLLPPGVHPYPRLSLAPRLIPGEEAEISFPYSRNDDGERLYAAFLVGFETIFAVIIERDEHAEGSGSENRRRYFVQVPRDLAARGTVFVSVVRGRDNINDVRFDDSTIVAGPAIAMFPFDAFGKPIGEW, encoded by the exons ATGGCTTTTAAAAACGCTCTCGCCGCTCTCGTCTTGGCGTTACCACTCGTTAATG GTTTGAGGACCAGGCGAACTACTTGCCCTGACGGTGTCAATACTGCCATTAACGCTGCGTGCTGCAAACTCTTCCCTGTCGTTGAAGATCTCAAGGAGAATTTGTTCGAGAACGAGTGCGGTGATGGA GCTCACGGCGCTCTTCGTCTGGTTTTCCACGATGCCATTGGTATTTCCCCTACTCTCGG TGGTGGAGGAGCCGACGGCTCTATTGCAACCTTCAACGAGACGGAATTGACCTTCCACGCCAACCTGGGAATCGACGATGTTCTTGACGCTCTCGGCCCACTCCTAATCAAGCACTCCGACGTTGTGTCGGCCGGAGACTT CATTCAATTGGCTGGTGCAGTCAGTCTTGTCCAATGCAACGGTGCTCCTCGGATTCCATTCTTCATGGGACGTGCACCCCCAAAGGCTGCATCCCCACCAAACTTGGTTCCAGAACCATTTGACAGTGTTCAGTCAATTCTCCAACGCTTCGGTGAACTCGGATTCTCCACTGAAGAAACTGTGGCCGTCATTGCTGGCTCTCACAgtgttgctggtgctgatGATGTAGTACCTAACATGGAAGG AGTTCCATTCGATCAAACTCCAGACATTTTCGACA CACAAATCTTCGTTGACGTCCAACTTCGCGGAACGATAAGCCCCGG TAATGAAATAACTCAAGGAGAGGTCGAGACTTCAGTTCCCGGCACTGTCCGCTTGCAGTCTGACCACCTG CTCGCCCGTGATTCCGCTACTAATTGCGAGTGGCAATCATTCGTTA ACAACCAGGCCAAGATGGCTCAGGTCTTTGGACAAGCCGTTCTCAAGCTTTCTCTCTTGGGCCAGAATCAGAACGAG TTGATCGACTGCTCCGAAGTAATTCCTCCGGCCATCCCCTTCACTGGAGGACCCGCCACCCTCCCACCAGGACAGAccatggatgacattgagCAAGCATGTGCTACTGCCGCCTTCCCATCCTTGGCCACTCAACCCG GCCCACCCACCACCGTCCCCCAGAT CGCTCGCCTGAGACTACAC ACTATGAAATCAGCCATTCTTGGCCGCTTCGTGGCAATTGCTTTAGCCGCGACTACTGCGGTGGCAAATGTGATTCCACCGGCATCTCCCGTCACAAATACAACTCTGAAAACTATCG TTCCGTCAATCCGCAGGGCCACCGTAG AGGGTGTAGAGAGCAACGTCAATGGAGCAATCGCAGGACCTGTCGATGGTATTGCAGGATCAGTCCCTTCTCCTCGAGGACTTTTGGGGAGTGATTCGGGGGGACTTTTTAAGCGTTTAGCTAGCTACATAC CAACGACTCTGATATCGCGCGGGggaaacaacaacaacgaggCCGACAACGGATACCTTAACCTCGCGCTTCTCCTGTCCCAACTTGAATTTGCGTTCTTTGAAAATGGTCTCAATAGATTCTCCGCAGAGGATTTCAGGGCGGCAGGATATGCAGATTGGGTTAGGGGACGCTATGAACAAATCAGGGAGCATGAACGTGCCCACGTTGAATTCCTTCAGAGCGCAGTTACAACTTCCGGAAGGGACAGGGTTCAAGCCTGCGACTACAGATT CGAATTCGATAATGTCCGTATCTTCGTTGACATTAGTGAAGCTATAGCGACTATAGCTACGAGTGCTTATGTCGGGGGACTGCACTACTTTGAACTCAGG GAGTATATTACAGTCCTTGCATCCATTCTAGCGGTAGAGGCACGTCAAGCTGCTTGGATCAATGGATCCGTTCGCAAGCAGAACCCTTGGAATACGGCCTTTGAA ACTCCTCTCACGCCCAATCAGGTGCTTACTCTCCTTACGTCTTTCTTCGACTTCGATTCAATGCCTGGTCAAAATCGCGGGCTACTTCCCCCCGGAGTTCATCCTTACCCAAGATTGTCGCTCGCACCTAGATTGATTCCTggagaagaagcagagaTCTCATTCCCATACTCGCGAAATGATGATGGAGAACGACTTTATGCCGCGTTCTTGGTCGGTTTTGAAACCATTTTTGCGGTCATTATTGAGCGAGATGAACATGCTGAGGGCTCTGGCTCAGAGAATCGACGCAGGTACTTCGTTCAAGTTCCAAGGGATCTCGCTGCTAGGGGCACTGTCTTTGTCAGCGTTGTACGGGGCAGGGATAACATCAATGATGTGAGGTTCGACGACTCGACTATTGTTGCCGGTCCTGCCATTGCAATGTTCCCATTTGACGCCTTTGGGAAACCTATTGGAGAATGGTAA